The following proteins are co-located in the Triticum aestivum cultivar Chinese Spring chromosome 1A, IWGSC CS RefSeq v2.1, whole genome shotgun sequence genome:
- the LOC123050994 gene encoding uncharacterized protein isoform X2, with product MEAAPEREREGRGEEWSDGGVALGFRVKACSRESSGQKAANVLEPDLRSHWSTATNTKEWIFLELNEPCLVSHIRIYNKSVLEWEVTGGLRYKPEAFVKVRPRGEAPKRDMVYPANHTPCRYVRISCLRGSPIAIYFIQLTGIPVPGLEPEFQPLVNHLLPQISSSQKQSHSSHNMHLQLLKDIASRLPPFLPQIEADLNSITDTPESSVRFLALLAGPFYPILNLINERDATKTSISSADSDTLKTSLASIPTVSSNFEAQPRRARSPSSVQPASCMLAFRSETAILLLRKAHKDKTLSIVCHRASRVLQKLLEPEPFVDEPIPNGGKLSSEVSDEIPKSDASSLVPYTNYSSLFGEEFSLSENHFDGSFLNILDVAAVEEGILHVLYAAASQPQLGCKLAETTSDMWSVLPLVQALLPALRPPFSAGPTEQIDDCFSQWNHPDVHNALSQIVSISVSSVFHPLLRGCAGYLSSYLPSHAKAACVLLDLCRAPLSPWVPMIAAKVDLAVELLEDLLGVIQGVGQSLSRSRAALKYILLAISGNMDDVLAEYKEVKHKILFILEMLDPFVDHAISAMKDRISFGGVSAMYLEKQAKVCHMALNIIRTAAKNPAVLPSLELEWRRGAVAPSILLSILDPHMPLPPDVDLCKSSLPEVDQAAFAVSDCPAPHSCNPEVVDGRDTSEIAMRIESFEQYNSLFAPEELKQSELTNTLREDHDKVRTNFDQNIPQGRKTNVKLPAGLFQLEDTVADDYNDARADYLQLLNQENCELRALEFRRLALNLCMQQEPTIEGHNAGIDALLLAAECYVNPFFLLDLRLNSEPLDRIERTHSELIQRNASFELKDLLVKDLDLATVHSLENKRDRAVLDLLLQAAKFDCEYHAKIPDGEVYPNDAEDDKQAIEISPEVTDLVDAVTLVRKNQALLWHFIMKQFGRKGHLANEILLDSLLFLLHSATDLFCPPDNVIDIILNSAENLNRQLACLYSSVNAGDKKLDNVKLHGLQRRWALLQKLVLASSGSDNTRELVSIKKDGFRFRSLVPPSAWVHKISEFSRFSSPLPRFLGWMAVSRYAKEYLNERLFLASDFSQLTTLLSIFTDELSLMDGVATQKVKSADTEQSACNNYLLLKKESMSSDKPSMNKLFQILLPELHFFFPSMSRLFHAFGETILEAVGLQLKCLPKSAVQDVLCWFSEMCMWPYLEGIKEHLVLANGVSSLRGNIAANAKAVVFYLLESVVSEHLEAIVPEMPRVVHILVSLCRASYADVAFLDSVLCLLKPLISYFLRKGTDDEQVMGHITDCSDFELICFEELFEIIRCGKHTKDPTSDKIQVPLLIFILGSLLPDLSFKRRIEILDSLLVWVDSISSDPPSLLCSYLEGFHTLIDGCVTVLVQNIELLGIIILSVREQSREAANSISGDAMMQLEKNSQDSAEQLLVKSTDNAEKSKGLPAGCIIEFCDALEKVISHLTLSIESSWKWHHQLASRLSSLMAKCLLYAKCLKAVTQGNTISSSTRQEVELVQKHWESALEGLAETILGNQEKQCWQVASSMLDYMIKLPNVLAWGNVLSATCSAIEHFCSHAPRISWRLQTEKWLSLLVSGGIEDLKNSETSLINLFCTMLSHAEPEQRSVALQQLGRIIHFASTAEVGSGSAMTSHLVTHTWNRIAALALYDSSMLLRNHAMALLTEYVPFVDKNHLRSFLASSDSILKGVGQLSCVIEEGYLTRMSLLLLSKACLYSSSEDIALIPECVWRKLENMQTSLTGGFGDVEKDLCRALCQLRTESDKTVVKELLAGSTTKPVNTDYKDIRESILQVLSSLSSVESYFEFFSIRSDQECQELEEAEIELELIKNEKAVQKFVGRPQDTVAPDYKDSSEVNKQLQQIREDIRSLERSKLREEIIARRQKKLLIRHTREKYLEETSCKEMELMQELDRERTLEMERDIERQRQLDLEHVKSRELQYNLDMEREKQTQRELQRELEQVELGRSSRREFSANPSSRARERYRERDNGRGAQQEGSRGQGHEGQSPVVMGGASRPSSFPTILQSRDRGSDGGYEENTEGSRDSGGDTSSMGDPELDGPGSGSRHGTRAGSSKSSRQVLERRERDGRREGKWERKQ from the exons ATggaggcggcgccggagagggagagggagggcagggGGGAGGAGTGGAGCGACGGCGGCGTGGCTCTGGGTTTCCGGGTAAAGGCGTGTTCCCGCGAGTCGTCGGGGCAGAAGGCCGCCAACGTGCTGGAGCCCGACCTCCGCTCCCACTGGTCCACCGCCACCAACACCAAGGAGTGGATCTTCCTCGAGCTCAACGAGCCGTGCCTCGTCTCCCACATCCGCATCTACAACAAGTCCGTCCTCGAATGGGAGGTCACCGGCGGGCTGCGGTACAAGCCCGAGGCCTTCGTCAAGGTTCGCCCGCGCGGCGAAGCTCCCAAGCGCGACATGGTGTACCCGGCCAACCACACCCCGTGCCGCTACGTCCGCATCTCTTGTCTGCGCGGAAGCCCCATTGCCATCTACTTCATCCAGCTCACCGGAATCCCTGTACCTGGCCTGGAACCTGAATTCCAACCTCTTGTCAACCACTTGTTACCACAAATATCCTCTTCGCAGAAACAATCTCATTCTTCGCACAATATGCATCTCCAG TTACTCAAAGACATTGCAAGCAGGCTACCACCGTTTCTGCCACAGATTGAG GCTGACCTTAATAGCATCACAGACACCCCAGAGAGCAGTGTTCGGTTTTTGGCTCTGCTTGCTGGCCCATTTTATCCAATCCTCAACCTTATAAACGAAAG GGACGCTACAAAAACGTCGATTTCTTCCGCTGATTCAGATACCCTAAAGACTAGCCTGGCTTCTATTCCAACTGTTTCCTCAAACTTCGAG GCACAACCTAGGAGAGCACGGAGTCCATCTTCTGTTCAGCCTGCTTCATGTATGCTGGCATTTCGATCTGAAACAGCTATACTACTCTTAAGGAAAGCACACAAAGACAAAACTCTCTCAATTGTTTGCCATCGA GCATCAAGGGTGCTCCAAAAACTTTTGGAGCCTGAGCCATTCGTTGACGAGCCAATACCTAATGGCGGCAAGCTTTCGAGTGAAGTCTCTGATGAAATTCCTAAAAGTGATGCTTCCAGCCTAGTGCCTTATACAAACTACTCTAGTTTGTTTGGAGAAGAATTTAGTTTATCGGAAAATCACTTTGATGGCTCTTTTCTAAATATTTTGGATGTTGCTGCTGTTGAAGAAGGCATTCTTCATGTACTGTATGCAGCTGCATCACAG CCTCAACTAGGTTGCAAGCTTGCTGAAACTACTTCAGACATGTGGTCTGTCTTACCGCTTGTTCAAGCACTTCTTCCAG CACTTCGTCCTCCATTTAGTGCTGGCCCTACCGAACAGATTGATGATTGTTTTAGCCAATGGAACCATCCAGATGTTCACAATGCTCTTTCCCAG ATTGTGTCAATATCGGTATCATCAGTTTTTCATCCTCTTCTCAGAGGCTGTGCTGGTTATCTTTCATCATACCTGCCATCACAT GCAAAAGCAGCATGTGTTTTGCTTGATTTGTGCAGGGCGCCACTATCACCTTGGGTGCCCATGATTGCAGCAAAG GTAGATCTTGCAGTTGAACTTCTGGAGGATCTCCTGGGTGTTATCCAG GGAGTTGGGCAATCTCTTTCCCGTTCTCGTGCGGCGCTGAAGTATATTTTATTGGCCATATCAGGGAATATGGATGATGTTCTCGCAGAATACAAA GAAGTCAAGCATAAAATACTTTTTATTCTGGAGATGCTAGATCCTTTTGTTGATCATGCTATAAGTGCAATGAAAGACAGAATATCATTTGGTGGTGTGTCTGCTATGTATCTGGAGAAACAGGCAAAAGTTTGCCATATGGCCTTGAACATTATTCGTACAGCTGCAAAGAATCCTGCTGTACTCCCTTCTTTGGAACTTGAATGGCGGCGAGGTGCTGTTGCCCCAAG TATACTTCTTTCTATCTTGGATCCTCATATGCCACTCCCACCTGACGTTGACCTCTGCAAAAGTTCATTGCCTGAGGTTGATCAAGCAGCTTTTGCGGTTTCAGATTGTCCAGCACCACATTCTTGCAACCCTGAAGTTGTTGACGGGCGAGACACATCTGAAATAGCTATGAGAATAGAAAGTTTTGAACAGTACAATTCTTTATTTGCTCCTGAAGAATTGAAGCAATCTGAGTTGACAAATACTCTGCGAGAAGACCATGATAAAGTACGTACAAATTTTGACCAGAACATCCCTCAGGGCAGGAAAACCAATGTAAAATTACCAGCTGGCCTTTTCCAGCTGGAAGATACTGTTGCTGATGATTACAATGATGCACGGGCTGATTATCTACAACTGCTGAACCAAGAGAACTGTGAATTAAGAGCTCTAGAATTTCGTCGCTTAGCACTGAATCTGTGCATGCAACAGGAACCAACAATTGAGGGGCATAATGCCGGAATTGATGCTTTGCTATTAGCTGCAGAATGCTATGTTAATCCATTTTTTCTCTTGGATTTACGGCTTAATTCAGAGCCTCTGGATCGAATTGAACGTACTCATTCGGAGTTGATACAACGGAATGCCTCCTTTGAGTTGAAAGATTTGCTTGTGAAAGATTTAGATCTAGCGACAGTGCACAGTTTGGAGAATAAACGGGATAGAGCTGTCCTAGATTTACTCCTGCAAGCTGCAAAATTTGACTGTGAATACCATGCAAAGATACCCGACGGTGAAGTCTATCCAAATGATGCTGAGGATGACAAGCAAGCTATAGAAATTTCACCAGAAGTTACAGACCTTGTGGATGCTGTAACTTTGGTCAGAAAGAACCAAGCTCTGCTTTGGCACTTTATTATGAAGCAATTTGGAAGGAAAGGGCATTTAGCTAATGAAATTCTTCTTgatagcttgttgttcttgttgcacTCAGCAACTGACCTATTTTGTCCACCAGATAATGTGATCGATATCATATTGAATTCTGCTGAAAACCTCAACCGACAGCTTGCATGTCTTTACAGCTCTGTTAATGCAGGGGATAAGAAATTGGATAATGTAAAATTACATGGTTTACAAAGACGTTGGGCACTTCTCCAGAAGCTGGTTCTGGCTTCATCTGGTAGCGACAATACTAGAGAACTTGTCAGCATTAAAAAAGATGGTTTTCGTTTTAGAAGCTTAGTTCCTCCATCAGCATGGGTGCATAAGATATCAGAATTTTCCAGGTTTTCTAGCCCACTTCCTCGATTTCTTGGATGGATGGCAGTGTCGCGTTATGCCAAGGAATATTTAAACGAGAGACTGTTTCTTGCCTCTGATTTCTCACAGCTTACAACTTTGCTGTCAATTTTCACTGACGAACTTAGTTTAATGGATGGAGTTGCAACTCAGAAGGTCAAGTCTGCTGACACTGAGCAATCTGCTTGCAACAATTACTTACTTCTTAAGAAGGAATCTATGTCGTCAGATAAACCAAGCATGAACAAACTGTTTCAGATTTTACTCCCTGAACTACATTTCTTTTTTCCAAGCATGAGCAGACTGTTTCACGCATTTGGAGAGACCATTTTGGAAGCTGTTGGTTTGCAGTTAAAATGTCTCCCCAAAAGTGCAGTACAAGATGTTCTTTGTTGGTTTTCTGAGATGTGCATGTGGCCTTACCTTGAAGGCATCAAGGAGCATCTTGTACTTGCAAACGGAGTAAGTTCTTTGAGAGGTAATATTGCTGCTAATGCCAAGGCTGTTGTTTTCTATCTACTTGAGTCGGTTGTTTCTGAGCACTTGGAGGCTATTGTTCCTGAAATGCCAAGGGTAGTGCACATTCTTGTGTCACTTTGTAGAGCTTCTTATGCTGATGTGGCCTTCCTTGACTCTGTATTGTGTCTGCTGAAGCCATTGATATCTTACTTCCTAAGGAAGGGAACTGATGATGAACAAGTGATGGGTCATATAACTGACTgcagtgattttgagttgatttgTTTTGAAGAACTGTTTGAAATTATCCGGTGTGGTAAACATACAAAGGATCCAACCAGTGATAAGATTCAGGTCCCATTGCTGATCTTCATTCTGGGGTCTCTGCTTCCTGATCTGTCCTTTAAGAGGAGGATTGAAATATTGGACTCCTTGCTAGTATGGGTAGACTCTATCAGTTCTGATCCACCATCACTGCTGTGTAGTTATCTTGAAGGCTTTCATACACTTATTGATGGTTGTGTAACTGTACTAGTTCAGAATATTGAATTACTTGGTATCATCATCCTTTCTGTGAGAGAACAGTCTAGGGAGGCTGCAAATTCCATAAGTGGGGATGCCATGATGCAACTTGAGAAGAATTCACAAGATAGTGCAGAGCAGCTACTAGTTAAATCCACAGACAATGCGGAAAAGTCGAAGGGGCTACCTGCTGGTTGTATCATAGAATTTTGTGATGCCCTGGAGAAGGTCATTTCACATCTTACTCTGTCAATTGAGAGTAGCTGGAAATGGCACCATCAGTTGGCCTCTAGGCTGTCTTCATTGATGGCAAAGTGTTTGCTGTATGCGAAATGCTTAAAAGCTGTTACTCAAGGAAACACAATTTCTAGTAGCACTAGGCAAGAGGTGGAGCTTGTACAAAAACACTGGGAGAGTGCTCTTGAAGGTCTTGCAGAAACCATTTTAGGAAATCAGGAAAAGCAGTGCTGGCAGGTGGCATCCTCTATGCTTGATTATATGATTAAACTACCTAATGTTCTTGCTTGGGGTAATGTTCTTAGTGCCACTTGTTCAGCAATCGAGCACTTCTGCTCTCATGCACCTAGGATATCTTGGAGACTGCAGACAGAGAAGTGGTTATCGTTATTGGTTTCGGGTGGAATTGAAGACCTCAAGAATAGTGAAACCTCGTTGATTAATCTTTTCTGTACAATGTTGAGTCACGCCGAACCAGAACAACGCTCTGTTGCATTGCAGCAACTTGGGAGGATTATTCACTTCGCGAGTACTGCTGAAGTCGGATCTGGTTCAGCAATGACGTCCCATTTGGTTACTCATACATGGAACAGAATAGCAGCATTGGCTCTCTATGACTCTTCTATGCTATTAAGGAATCATGCGATGGCTTTGCTCACTGAATATGTTCCATTTGTTGATAAAAATCATCTGCGGTCATTTCTTGCATCAAGTGACAGTATCCTGAAAGGTGTGGGGCAACTTTCATGTGTAATTGAAGAGGGATATTTGACACGAATGTCCTTACTGTTGCTTTCAAAGGCATGTCTTTATTCTTCTTCTGAAGATATTGCTTTGATTCCTGAATGTGTTTGGAGGAAATTGGAAAACATGCAAACATCACTAACTG GAGGTTTTGGTGATGTCGAGAAAGATCTCTGTCGAGCTCTATGTCAGCTAAGAACTGAATCTGATAAAAcg GTTGTAAAAGAACTTCTCGCAGGATCTACTACAAAACCAGTGAACACTGATTATAAGGATATCCGTGAATCAATTCTTCAG GTGTTGTCCTCTTTGAGTTCTGTTGAGTCCTACTTTGAGTTCTTCTCAATCAGATCTGATCAGGAATGTCAG GAACTTGAAGAAGCTGAGATTGAATTGGAGCTTATTAAAAACGAGAAAGCAGTTCAGAAATTTGTCGGACGTCCCCAGGATACTGTGGCTCCAG ATTACAAGGATAGTAGTGAAGTTAATAAACAGCTTCAGCAGATCCGTGAAGATATACGGTCCCT AGAACGGTCCAAGCTCAGAGAGGAAATTATAGCACGCCGACAGAAGAAATTGCTTATCAGACATACTCGTGAAAAGTACTTGGAAGAGACGAGTTGCAAGGAAATGGAGCTTATGCAAGAGCTTGATAG GGAAAGAACTCTTGAGATGGAGCGTGACATCGAAAGGCAGCGACAGCTGGATCTCGAGCACGTGAAGTCTAGGGAACTGCAATATAACCTCGATATGGAAAGGGAGAAACAAACTCAG AGAGAACTTCAGCGTGAGCTGGAGCAGGTTGAGTTGGGGCGGTCATCGAGGCGGGAGTTCTCAGCCAACCCCAGCAG CCGGGCGAGGGAGAGATACCGCGAAAGGGATAACGGTAGAGGCGCGCAGCAGGAGGGAAGCCGCGGCCAAGGCCATGAGGGTCAATCACCGGTCGTGATGGGCGGTGCATCAAGGCCATCGTCGTTCCCTACGAT